Proteins encoded in a region of the Pseudomonas viciae genome:
- a CDS encoding type II and III secretion system protein family protein, giving the protein MTHRTVPVLKKFIHGLFWMGLGLDAAQAAAANCSQLDSLPATFEVGQGLQNELRILAPVTKLAVGDPKIADVQPSGSDAFILTGLMPGATSLMVWTACSKTPRQSMIFVKGRATAALTSAASVPSEDPMLLAQVQTDIRFVEVSRTKLKEASTSIFGSRGNFLFGAPRTLPTIGGVVRPSLPVNNDMFNLSFATGQTLLMINALEGSGFAYTLARPSLVALSGQSASFLAGGEVPIPVPSAGSDNVSIEYKEFGIRLTLTPTVVGKNRIMLKVAPEVSELDFTNAVNIAGTLVPALTVRRTDTSIALADGESFVISGLISTRNASQVNKLPGLGDVPILGAFFRDNSINREERELLMIVTPHLVQPLAADAQLPTLPGEQLRNYDPNFYRMYFLEHGEFDNRSGLSQ; this is encoded by the coding sequence ATGACCCATCGTACCGTGCCTGTTTTAAAAAAATTCATTCATGGCCTGTTCTGGATGGGCCTTGGCCTGGATGCGGCGCAGGCCGCAGCGGCAAATTGTTCACAACTGGACAGTTTGCCGGCAACCTTCGAGGTCGGCCAAGGGCTTCAGAACGAACTGCGCATCCTCGCCCCTGTGACGAAGTTGGCGGTGGGCGACCCGAAAATTGCCGATGTGCAGCCCAGTGGCAGCGACGCCTTCATTCTCACGGGCCTGATGCCCGGCGCCACCAGCCTGATGGTTTGGACGGCGTGTTCGAAAACGCCCCGCCAGAGCATGATCTTCGTCAAAGGCCGGGCCACTGCGGCGCTGACCAGCGCCGCGAGCGTGCCTTCCGAAGACCCGATGCTGCTGGCCCAAGTACAGACCGACATCCGTTTTGTCGAGGTCAGCCGGACCAAACTCAAGGAGGCCTCGACCTCGATCTTCGGCAGTCGCGGCAACTTTCTGTTCGGCGCACCGAGAACCCTGCCCACCATCGGTGGCGTGGTTCGGCCTTCATTGCCGGTCAATAACGACATGTTCAACCTGTCCTTCGCCACCGGCCAGACGCTGCTGATGATCAATGCGCTGGAAGGCAGCGGTTTTGCCTATACCCTGGCGCGTCCCAGCCTGGTGGCCCTCAGCGGGCAGAGCGCGAGTTTCCTGGCCGGCGGCGAGGTGCCTATTCCAGTGCCCAGTGCCGGCAGCGATAACGTGTCCATCGAGTACAAGGAATTCGGTATCCGCCTGACCCTGACACCGACTGTCGTAGGCAAAAACCGCATCATGCTGAAGGTGGCACCGGAAGTCAGTGAGCTGGATTTCACCAATGCGGTGAACATCGCCGGCACGCTGGTTCCAGCGCTTACCGTGCGCCGTACCGATACCAGTATTGCCCTGGCCGATGGCGAAAGCTTCGTCATCAGCGGGCTGATCAGCACCCGTAACGCCTCCCAGGTGAACAAGCTTCCGGGGCTGGGTGACGTGCCGATTCTCGGCGCATTCTTTCGTGACAACTCCATCAACCGCGAAGAACGGGAGCTGCTGATGATCGTCACGCCGCACCTGGTCCAACCCTTGGCCGCCGACGCACAACTGCCGACGTTGCCGGGCGAACAGCTGCGCAACTATGACCCGAATTTCTACCGCATGTACTTCCTCGAACACGGCGAGTTCGACAATCGCAGCGGGCTTTCCCAGTGA
- a CDS encoding tetratricopeptide repeat protein encodes MKAMIAIAAALVLTGCASNGVASRQASCAKPGSDQELALNLADDMANDGRLYASLANLEGLPEDLVQVRLRKARVLRLMGRNEAEPLYKSLLGTCLAADGEHGLGQLAAAKNDHATATQHLERAVRMTPTDGRMRNDLGVVYLNQRRIPEARFEFMTAMELKQSDSLAALNMVTLLIYQDNWKQAAELANMANLSPKQVADAQARAERIRGTATGAVTSQANHLTEVVDASSGAVK; translated from the coding sequence ATGAAAGCAATGATCGCGATTGCAGCAGCGTTAGTGCTCACCGGCTGCGCCAGCAATGGTGTGGCTTCCCGCCAGGCCAGTTGCGCCAAGCCCGGATCCGATCAGGAACTGGCGCTGAACCTGGCCGATGACATGGCCAATGATGGACGGTTGTACGCCAGCCTGGCTAACCTCGAAGGTTTGCCCGAAGACTTGGTCCAGGTTCGCCTGCGCAAGGCCCGGGTGCTGCGCCTGATGGGGCGCAACGAGGCAGAGCCGTTGTACAAGAGCCTGCTCGGGACGTGCCTGGCCGCAGACGGCGAACATGGCCTTGGCCAGTTGGCGGCGGCCAAAAATGATCATGCGACCGCCACCCAACACCTGGAGCGTGCGGTGCGAATGACCCCTACCGACGGAAGAATGCGCAATGACCTGGGGGTCGTCTACCTCAACCAACGGCGGATCCCTGAAGCACGCTTCGAGTTCATGACCGCCATGGAGCTCAAACAGTCCGACTCACTGGCGGCGCTCAATATGGTGACGCTACTGATTTACCAGGACAACTGGAAACAGGCGGCTGAACTGGCAAACATGGCCAACCTGAGCCCCAAGCAAGTGGCAGATGCGCAAGCCCGCGCGGAAAGAATCAGGGGCACGGCCACTGGCGCGGTGACGTCACAAGCGAACCACCTGACCGAGGTGGTTGACGCCTCATCCGGTGCGGTCAAGTAG
- a CDS encoding DUF3613 domain-containing protein → MKSKQLMIVCMACLSTTAWAIEPGPSSAAQQGTESWMQLQIRGVVASTHLQTASATERELAMQRWLNSFNYPIPEFFDQDSGGDITSSK, encoded by the coding sequence ATGAAATCCAAACAACTGATGATCGTGTGCATGGCGTGCCTGTCTACCACCGCCTGGGCGATTGAGCCAGGCCCCTCTTCGGCGGCGCAACAAGGCACCGAGAGCTGGATGCAACTGCAGATTCGCGGCGTGGTTGCCTCCACCCATCTGCAAACCGCCTCGGCCACCGAACGCGAACTGGCCATGCAACGCTGGCTCAACAGCTTCAACTACCCGATCCCGGAATTCTTTGACCAGGACTCCGGGGGAGACATCACCAGTAGCAAATGA
- a CDS encoding type II secretion system F family protein: MDFLLGLFSRFTGNEEVARLLFIAVVGLSTVLAVVAVLLLMMGLQDPVQRRLALIKRGYSGSSAGQEAPGNLQLLLERVGQRFASNDPTRISATQTLLTHAGYRSASAVQVYWAVRLILPLSLLGVAVLLLPMIKVNAAIVLLALTLVVGIGWLLPALYVGKRKQARQTRLRAAFPDALDLMVVCVESGLALPTTIERVAEEMSVSQVELAEELALVNAQIRAGITSTEALKQLAVRTGLEDIQGLVSLLAQSIRFGTSVADTLRIYADEFRDRRTQAAEEMGAKIGTKLIFPLIFCLWPSFFLVAIGPAMIGVFRAFGNM, from the coding sequence ATGGACTTTTTGCTCGGGTTGTTCAGTCGGTTTACCGGAAACGAGGAGGTGGCACGGCTGTTGTTCATCGCCGTGGTCGGTCTCAGTACGGTGCTGGCGGTGGTCGCCGTGCTTCTGCTGATGATGGGGTTGCAGGACCCGGTGCAGCGGCGCCTGGCGCTGATCAAACGGGGGTATTCAGGTAGCTCGGCAGGGCAGGAGGCGCCGGGGAACCTGCAACTTTTGCTGGAGCGGGTGGGCCAGCGCTTTGCCTCGAACGACCCGACCCGGATATCGGCTACCCAGACCCTGCTGACGCACGCCGGTTATCGTTCCGCTTCGGCGGTGCAGGTTTACTGGGCCGTGCGTCTGATACTGCCGCTGTCGCTGCTTGGCGTTGCGGTACTGTTGTTGCCGATGATCAAGGTGAACGCCGCCATCGTTCTGCTGGCGCTCACCTTGGTGGTCGGTATCGGATGGCTGTTGCCGGCGCTGTATGTCGGCAAGCGCAAACAGGCCCGACAAACCCGGCTGCGGGCGGCGTTTCCGGATGCCTTGGACTTGATGGTGGTGTGTGTCGAATCGGGCCTGGCCTTGCCCACGACGATTGAACGGGTGGCTGAGGAAATGTCGGTCAGCCAGGTGGAGTTGGCCGAGGAGTTGGCCCTGGTCAATGCACAGATTCGTGCGGGCATCACCAGTACCGAGGCGCTCAAGCAACTGGCCGTGCGCACTGGCCTGGAGGATATCCAGGGGCTGGTCAGCCTGTTGGCCCAGAGCATTCGCTTCGGCACCAGCGTGGCCGACACCCTGCGCATCTACGCCGACGAGTTTCGTGACCGGCGCACCCAGGCCGCCGAGGAAATGGGCGCGAAGATCGGCACCAAGCTGATCTTCCCGCTGATCTTCTGCCTGTGGCCGAGTTTCTTCCTGGTCGCCATCGGCCCTGCCATGATCGGCGTGTTCAGGGCCTTTGGGAATATGTAG
- a CDS encoding type II secretion system F family protein, producing the protein MSNIPSEFILIFLAMVFIAVFLLSQGVVVPVFGEAGKMRKRIRGRLHVLEKANHLPNMQTVLRQKYLTRLSPLEAWLEQLPFMANLTQLIEQAGHEYRAYRVMVLGLVLGVAAGAVVLMVSPLWWMALLATFVVTWLPLFKIMRDRSKRFAAFEEGLPDALDAMCRALRAGHPFNETLRLVADEHKGPVAQEFGMTFADINYGNDVRRAMLGLLERMPSMTVMMLVTSILIHRETGGNLTEVLERLSRLIRGRFRFQRKIRTLSAEGRMSAWVLVAIPFVLAIAIVLTSPSYMPVLINDPIGHKLIIGAFCAMLIGIFWIRKIIRIQV; encoded by the coding sequence ATGAGCAATATTCCCAGTGAGTTCATCCTGATTTTTCTCGCCATGGTGTTCATTGCGGTCTTCCTTTTGTCCCAGGGCGTAGTGGTGCCGGTGTTCGGCGAGGCCGGCAAAATGCGCAAGCGCATCCGTGGGCGCCTGCATGTGTTGGAGAAGGCCAACCATTTGCCCAACATGCAAACCGTGTTGCGGCAGAAATACCTGACGCGCCTGTCGCCCCTGGAGGCCTGGCTTGAACAGCTGCCGTTCATGGCCAACCTGACGCAACTGATCGAGCAGGCCGGCCACGAATACCGGGCTTATCGGGTGATGGTGCTGGGGCTGGTCCTGGGCGTGGCGGCCGGTGCCGTGGTGCTGATGGTTTCGCCGCTGTGGTGGATGGCGCTGCTGGCGACGTTTGTGGTGACCTGGCTGCCGCTGTTCAAAATCATGCGTGATCGCAGCAAGCGTTTCGCCGCGTTCGAGGAAGGTTTGCCAGATGCGCTGGACGCCATGTGCCGGGCCTTGCGGGCCGGGCACCCGTTCAACGAAACCCTGCGTCTGGTCGCCGATGAACATAAGGGGCCGGTTGCCCAGGAGTTCGGCATGACCTTCGCCGACATCAACTACGGCAACGACGTGCGCCGGGCGATGCTTGGCTTGCTGGAGCGCATGCCGAGCATGACGGTGATGATGCTGGTGACGTCGATCCTCATCCACCGTGAAACCGGTGGCAACCTGACCGAAGTGCTGGAGCGCCTGAGCCGGCTGATCCGCGGACGCTTTCGCTTCCAGCGCAAGATCCGGACGTTGTCGGCGGAAGGGCGCATGTCGGCCTGGGTGCTGGTGGCGATCCCCTTCGTGCTGGCGATCGCCATCGTCCTCACGAGCCCCAGCTACATGCCGGTGCTGATCAACGACCCGATCGGCCACAAGCTGATCATCGGTGCCTTCTGCGCCATGTTGATCGGGATTTTCTGGATACGAAAAATTATTCGGATCCAGGTTTAA
- a CDS encoding CpaF family protein, protein MISDFRNRLRKQSGKPGSSVTAQQGDDLADPAEALMAWEQAIPDVLYETRSQVTPVEAEWREKIYQQLLKVMDLSLLDALEQVEATRQIRDICQRLLEEHSAPVSSVSRQLIIKQITDEVLGLGPLEPLLADHSVSDILVNGFASVYVERFGKLQRTDVRFRDDQHLLNIIDRIVSSLGRRIDESSPLVDARLKDGSRVNAIIPPLAIDGPSMSIRRFAVDLLNTDSLIQVGTMTPAIALLLKAIVRGRLNVLISGGTGSGKTTMLNVLSSFIPHNERIVTIEDSAELQLQQPHVVRLETRPSNIEGRGEVSQRELVRNSLRMRPDRIVIGEVRGAEALDMLTAMNTGHDGSLTTIHANTARDALGRVENMVSMTGATFPIKAMRQQIASAIDVVIQLERQEDGKRRVVSMQEINGMEGEVITMTEIFSFVRHGIGEHGEVLGDYRPSGMIPAFRDVLAKRGIELPLTLFRPEWMEARQS, encoded by the coding sequence ATGATCAGTGATTTCCGCAACCGCTTGCGCAAACAGTCCGGTAAACCGGGTTCTTCAGTGACCGCCCAGCAGGGCGACGACTTGGCAGACCCGGCAGAAGCACTGATGGCCTGGGAGCAGGCCATCCCGGACGTGCTCTACGAAACCCGCAGCCAGGTCACCCCGGTGGAAGCCGAGTGGCGGGAAAAAATCTACCAGCAGTTGCTCAAGGTCATGGACCTGTCCTTGCTCGATGCTCTCGAACAAGTCGAGGCCACGCGGCAGATCCGCGACATCTGCCAGCGCCTGCTCGAGGAGCATTCGGCGCCGGTGAGTTCGGTCAGCCGTCAGTTGATCATCAAGCAGATCACCGACGAGGTGCTTGGCCTGGGGCCGCTGGAACCGCTGCTGGCCGACCATAGTGTGTCCGACATTCTGGTCAACGGCTTTGCCTCGGTGTACGTCGAACGCTTCGGCAAACTGCAAAGGACCGACGTGCGCTTTCGCGATGACCAGCATCTGCTGAACATCATCGACCGTATCGTCTCCAGCCTGGGGCGGCGTATCGACGAGTCCTCGCCGCTGGTGGACGCCCGCCTCAAGGATGGCTCGCGGGTCAACGCGATCATCCCGCCGCTGGCCATCGACGGTCCGAGCATGTCGATCCGGCGCTTCGCCGTGGATCTGCTCAATACCGACAGCCTGATCCAGGTGGGCACCATGACCCCGGCCATCGCCTTGTTGCTCAAGGCCATCGTCCGTGGGCGCCTGAACGTGCTGATTTCCGGCGGGACCGGCAGCGGCAAGACCACCATGCTCAATGTGCTGTCCAGTTTCATTCCCCATAACGAACGTATCGTCACCATCGAGGACTCGGCCGAGTTGCAACTGCAACAGCCCCACGTGGTGCGCCTGGAAACCCGGCCTTCGAACATCGAGGGGCGCGGCGAGGTGAGTCAGCGCGAATTGGTGCGCAACAGCCTGCGGATGCGCCCGGACCGTATTGTCATCGGCGAGGTGCGCGGTGCCGAGGCGCTGGACATGCTCACGGCGATGAACACCGGCCACGACGGTTCATTGACCACGATTCACGCCAACACCGCGCGTGATGCCTTGGGTCGAGTCGAGAACATGGTGTCGATGACCGGCGCGACGTTTCCGATCAAGGCAATGCGTCAACAAATTGCCTCGGCCATCGATGTGGTGATCCAGCTGGAGCGTCAAGAAGACGGCAAGCGACGCGTGGTCAGCATGCAAGAGATCAACGGCATGGAAGGGGAGGTCATCACCATGACCGAGATTTTCTCCTTTGTGCGCCATGGCATCGGTGAACACGGTGAGGTGCTTGGCGACTATCGGCCCAGCGGCATGATCCCGGCGTTCCGCGATGTGTTGGCCAAACGCGGCATTGAATTGCCGCTGACGCTGTTCCGCCCTGAGTGGATGGAGGCCCGGCAGTCATGA
- a CDS encoding AAA family ATPase has product MLNTRETPLSTATGKAGLRILISSRDASALRDLQCVCQRMPCLEVSTRLVSNGHVDPLYGLDRMPDLLLLRVSHLWREELAALLQRPAHERPPMLVCGPLGEQEGMRLAMQAGARDVLPEPVAEMELVAALNRLVAEVRLGNGAEGKLVAVISAKGGSGGTLVACNLAQQLSARAGNTLLLDMDLQFGSVTHYLDVAQSHSHLEVLQQIEDMDSVALRGFCSHFSPTLHVLGGRAGELCLPQDAQPEQLDALLQLARASYDWVVVDLPRQIDHLTGSVLEQVDRVYVVVQQSVSHLRDASALVRILREDLGVRGDQLQVVVNRYDKGAAVSLKDIGEALRCANLSKLPNDFNLVSQSQNTGVPLGLHAPRAAITVALRDLTEDLVGHQMATNKGLLKRAFNRFFGG; this is encoded by the coding sequence ATGCTGAATACCAGGGAAACTCCGCTCTCGACCGCCACCGGCAAAGCCGGGTTGCGAATACTGATCAGCAGCCGCGATGCTTCGGCCCTGCGTGACCTGCAATGCGTCTGCCAGCGCATGCCGTGCCTGGAAGTGAGCACGCGCCTGGTGAGCAACGGCCATGTCGATCCGCTCTACGGCCTGGACCGGATGCCCGATCTACTGTTGCTGCGGGTCAGCCACCTGTGGCGCGAAGAGTTGGCGGCGTTGTTGCAGCGTCCGGCCCACGAGCGTCCGCCGATGTTGGTGTGCGGACCGTTGGGCGAGCAGGAGGGCATGCGCCTGGCGATGCAGGCCGGGGCTCGGGATGTACTGCCCGAGCCCGTCGCCGAGATGGAGTTGGTGGCCGCCCTGAATCGTCTGGTGGCGGAGGTTCGCCTCGGCAACGGTGCCGAAGGCAAGCTGGTTGCCGTGATCAGCGCCAAGGGTGGTTCCGGTGGGACGTTGGTGGCCTGCAATCTGGCTCAACAGTTGAGCGCCCGGGCAGGTAACACCTTGTTGTTGGATATGGACCTGCAATTTGGCAGCGTGACCCATTACCTGGATGTGGCGCAGTCCCATAGCCATCTGGAAGTGCTGCAACAGATCGAGGACATGGACAGCGTTGCGCTGCGCGGTTTCTGCAGTCACTTCAGCCCGACCCTGCATGTGCTCGGTGGTCGGGCCGGCGAGCTGTGCTTGCCCCAGGACGCCCAACCTGAACAGCTCGACGCCCTGTTGCAACTGGCCCGTGCCAGCTATGACTGGGTGGTGGTGGACCTGCCGCGGCAGATCGACCACCTCACCGGCTCCGTGCTGGAGCAAGTGGACCGGGTGTATGTGGTGGTGCAACAGAGCGTCAGCCATCTGCGTGATGCCAGTGCCCTGGTGCGGATTTTGCGCGAAGACCTGGGTGTGCGCGGCGACCAGTTGCAGGTGGTGGTCAACCGTTATGACAAAGGCGCCGCGGTCAGCCTCAAGGATATTGGCGAGGCGCTGCGTTGCGCGAACCTGTCGAAATTACCCAATGACTTCAACCTGGTCAGCCAGAGTCAGAACACTGGCGTGCCGTTGGGGCTGCATGCGCCGAGGGCGGCCATTACCGTCGCCCTGCGCGATTTGACCGAAGACCTGGTCGGTCACCAGATGGCCACGAACAAAGGCCTGCTCAAGCGCGCCTTCAACCGTTTCTTCGGGGGATGA
- a CDS encoding TadE/TadG family type IV pilus assembly protein, translated as MNNKHMRGTYIVEFSFVGLLVFILLFGVVEMGRLYFTVNALDEAARRGVRLAAVCNISDPVVLRRAIFNAATDTGTSQLISSLATSNLALTYLDVNGAVVANPADTSGANGFRAIRYVRLSVQNFVFNLFIPGLGVPITLPAFRATLPRESLGRHSDSGEITPC; from the coding sequence ATGAACAATAAACACATGCGCGGCACTTATATCGTGGAATTCTCCTTCGTGGGCCTGCTGGTGTTCATCCTGCTGTTCGGCGTGGTGGAAATGGGCCGGCTGTATTTCACTGTCAACGCACTGGATGAAGCCGCCAGGCGTGGCGTGCGGCTGGCGGCGGTGTGCAATATCAGCGATCCGGTGGTGTTGCGCCGGGCCATCTTCAACGCTGCGACGGACACCGGGACCAGCCAACTGATCAGCAGCCTGGCGACCTCGAACCTGGCGCTGACCTATCTGGATGTTAACGGTGCCGTGGTGGCGAACCCCGCCGATACGTCCGGTGCCAACGGCTTTCGTGCCATCCGCTACGTGCGCCTGAGCGTGCAGAACTTCGTGTTCAATTTGTTCATTCCCGGCTTAGGCGTGCCCATTACCTTGCCCGCGTTCCGGGCAACCTTGCCACGCGAAAGCCTTGGGCGTCATTCCGATTCCGGGGAGATCACACCATGCTGA
- a CDS encoding TadE/TadG family type IV pilus assembly protein: MGLVHFKAPQAQQGVALVEFTLVLPLLLLLLLAFGEFGRMLFQYNVLLQASRDANRFVAGQAWNSTLGTVALSNTLLTQTKNVAVYGVPSQAGSAVVSGLTTANVQVAAEGIDHVRVTITYTFCPVIGAGNCSGSIPGFFGNAIALGIPLVATTVMRVL, encoded by the coding sequence ATGGGACTTGTCCATTTCAAAGCACCGCAGGCCCAGCAAGGCGTGGCACTAGTGGAGTTCACTCTGGTGCTGCCGTTGTTGCTGCTGCTGTTACTGGCCTTCGGCGAGTTCGGCCGCATGCTTTTTCAGTACAACGTGCTGCTGCAGGCCAGCCGTGACGCCAATCGCTTCGTCGCCGGCCAGGCCTGGAATTCCACCCTCGGCACCGTTGCCTTGAGCAACACGCTGCTGACCCAGACGAAAAACGTGGCGGTGTATGGCGTGCCCAGCCAGGCCGGCAGCGCAGTGGTGTCCGGGTTGACGACGGCGAACGTGCAGGTCGCCGCCGAGGGCATCGACCATGTGCGCGTCACCATTACCTACACCTTCTGTCCGGTGATCGGCGCGGGCAACTGCAGCGGGTCGATCCCGGGTTTTTTCGGCAATGCCATTGCGCTGGGTATCCCACTGGTCGCGACCACTGTCATGAGGGTGTTGTGA
- a CDS encoding pilus assembly protein TadG-related protein translates to MMNPSIRQPLTVPQRQIGAVSVLMVIALMAISMMAALALDGGHMLLNKTRVQNAVDAAALSGAKTLSQVTGGVNMASTTRAAALDTLTRNANAAGNTELATAVAGNPGAFAAVELSSSVYGPFSYPGPADAKYVRVSVSSYQLNGFFWSFVQTMGSAGLGNKRVAAIATAGPSPTAPCDLAPLMVCGDTSQYDPAAGNFWGYRFGDLEVLKTAAGNTSPIGPGNFQLLDFGSGGSAVREDLAGGGSVCRNVGDNVQTAPGNKAGPTSQGLNTRFGIYNGPVSSSDYPPDLVTASSTPAMTYNDALSQAQYQGQPITSNNGNLTAGAAAILDYNDWRASVAACVAGAGSGCESNGVFERRMLKIVIGDCTGKLSGSTSIPVLGFGCYFVVQPVNGGGSDSIIFGQFVEECEGDNVPGPTPSSDAGPQIIQLYKTYLNGSGTPSTDS, encoded by the coding sequence ATAATGAACCCCAGTATTCGGCAGCCTTTAACTGTGCCGCAACGTCAGATAGGGGCGGTAAGTGTATTGATGGTAATCGCCCTGATGGCGATCTCCATGATGGCGGCATTGGCCTTGGACGGCGGACACATGCTGCTGAACAAAACGCGGGTGCAAAATGCAGTGGATGCTGCGGCCCTGAGCGGCGCCAAGACCCTGAGCCAGGTGACGGGTGGCGTAAACATGGCCAGTACCACCCGAGCGGCGGCCCTGGACACGCTGACACGAAATGCCAACGCCGCGGGTAACACTGAACTGGCAACCGCTGTCGCCGGCAACCCGGGCGCATTTGCCGCGGTGGAGCTCTCCAGCAGCGTCTATGGCCCGTTCTCGTACCCAGGACCTGCGGATGCCAAATACGTGCGGGTGTCGGTGTCCAGTTATCAGCTGAACGGTTTTTTCTGGAGTTTCGTGCAAACGATGGGCAGCGCCGGCCTCGGTAATAAACGAGTGGCGGCAATTGCCACCGCCGGCCCCAGCCCCACGGCCCCCTGTGATCTGGCGCCGTTGATGGTCTGCGGTGATACCTCTCAATACGACCCGGCCGCCGGTAACTTCTGGGGGTATCGCTTCGGTGACCTGGAGGTCCTGAAGACAGCGGCGGGTAATACCTCGCCTATCGGGCCGGGTAATTTCCAACTGCTCGATTTTGGTTCCGGCGGCAGTGCGGTCCGGGAAGACCTGGCGGGCGGTGGTTCGGTCTGTCGCAACGTAGGGGACAACGTTCAGACCGCGCCGGGTAACAAAGCCGGGCCGACGTCCCAGGGCCTGAATACGCGCTTTGGTATCTATAACGGCCCGGTCAGTTCCTCGGACTATCCACCGGACCTGGTCACCGCGTCCAGCACACCGGCGATGACTTACAACGATGCGCTCTCCCAGGCGCAATACCAAGGGCAGCCCATCACGTCGAACAACGGCAATCTCACGGCAGGTGCAGCCGCGATACTGGACTACAACGACTGGCGGGCGAGTGTCGCTGCGTGCGTGGCCGGGGCGGGCAGCGGCTGTGAAAGCAACGGGGTTTTCGAACGGCGGATGCTGAAAATCGTGATCGGCGACTGCACCGGCAAACTCAGTGGTTCGACCTCGATCCCCGTCCTCGGGTTCGGCTGCTATTTCGTCGTACAACCGGTTAACGGCGGAGGCTCTGATTCAATCATCTTCGGCCAGTTCGTCGAGGAGTGTGAAGGTGACAACGTGCCCGGTCCCACACCGTCCAGCGACGCCGGCCCGCAGATCATCCAGCTTTACAAAACCTATCTCAACGGCAGCGGCACTCCGAGCACCGACTCGTAG
- the cpaB gene encoding Flp pilus assembly protein CpaB: MSSRTLSLIGVSLVMGLGAAWMADSWLSARLNAKPDDHLRSVVVATVEIPFGQMVEAQQVTTVRMPMDTIPDDAFDSSEQAVGKIATFDILRGDIVRGARLSEHLGGSTLASLIAPDKRAISVRVDDVVGVGGFLLPGNRVDVLATKTTSAGSNNAVSRTILENLRVLAVDQTAGTDKTQPVVVRAVTLEMSASEAEVLVTAQTEGKLQLALRNPLNLEKKAVVAAPTPAAPVAAVPTPKPIVQRIAKAQDDASITVIRGIERSVVNVR, encoded by the coding sequence ATGAGCTCTCGTACGCTTTCGCTGATAGGCGTTTCCCTGGTAATGGGCCTTGGTGCCGCATGGATGGCTGACTCCTGGCTGAGCGCGCGCCTTAACGCCAAACCTGATGACCACCTGCGAAGCGTGGTGGTGGCCACGGTGGAAATTCCTTTCGGGCAGATGGTCGAGGCCCAGCAGGTCACGACCGTGCGCATGCCCATGGATACGATCCCGGACGACGCCTTCGATTCCAGCGAGCAAGCGGTGGGCAAGATCGCCACATTCGACATCCTGCGCGGCGACATCGTGCGGGGGGCGCGGTTGAGCGAGCACTTGGGCGGCAGCACCCTGGCCTCGCTGATCGCCCCCGACAAGCGCGCCATCTCGGTACGCGTGGACGATGTGGTCGGTGTGGGCGGTTTCCTCTTGCCGGGTAACCGGGTCGATGTCCTGGCGACCAAGACCACCAGTGCCGGCAGTAACAATGCCGTGTCGCGGACCATCCTGGAAAACCTGCGGGTGCTGGCGGTGGACCAGACTGCCGGCACCGACAAAACCCAACCGGTGGTGGTGCGGGCCGTGACGCTGGAAATGTCGGCCAGCGAAGCGGAGGTGCTGGTCACCGCGCAGACCGAAGGCAAGCTGCAACTGGCACTGCGCAACCCGCTGAACCTGGAGAAAAAGGCCGTGGTCGCGGCGCCGACACCCGCCGCGCCGGTCGCCGCTGTTCCGACGCCAAAACCCATAGTGCAACGCATCGCCAAGGCACAGGACGATGCCTCGATCACGGTGATCCGCGGTATCGAGCGCAGTGTGGTCAACGTTCGCTGA